A single genomic interval of Syngnathoides biaculeatus isolate LvHL_M chromosome 1, ASM1980259v1, whole genome shotgun sequence harbors:
- the LOC133499943 gene encoding tropomyosin alpha-3 chain, whose amino-acid sequence MEAIKKKMLMLKLDKENALDQAEQAEADKKAAEDRSKQHEDELLQMQKKLKGTEDELDKYSEALKDAQEKLEVADKKAADAEAEVASLNRRIQLVEEELDRAQERLATALQKLEEAEKAADESERGMKVIENRALKDEEKMELQEIQLKEAKHIAEDSDRKYEEVARKLVIVEGELERTEERAELAEAKCAELEEELKNVTNNLKSLEAQAEKYSQKEDKYEEEIKILTDKLKEAETRAEFAERSVAKLEKTIDDLEDELYAQKLKYKAISEELDHALNDMTSI is encoded by the exons ATGGAGGCCATCAAGAAGAAGATGCTCATGCTCAAGCTGGACAAGGAGAACGCTCTTGACCAGGCCGAGCAGGCGGAAGCCGACAAGAAAGCCGCCGAGGACAGAAGCAAACAG CACGAGGACGAGCTCCTGCAGATGCAGAAGAAGCTGAAGGGGACAGAGGACGAGCTGGACAAATACTCTGAGGCGCTGAAGGATGCTCAAGAGAAGCTGGAGGTGGCCGACAAGAAGGCCGCTGAC GCTGAGGCGGAGGTGGCCTCCCTGAACAGGCGCATCCAGCTGGTGGAGGAAGAACTGGACCGAGCTCAGGAGAGGCTGGCCACCGCGCTGCAGAAGCTGGAGGAGGCCGAGAAGGCTGCCGACGAGAGCGAGAG AGGCATGAAGGTGATCGAGAACAGGGCCCTGAAGGACGAGGAGAAGATGGAGCTCCAGGAGATCCAGCTGAAGGAGGCCAAGCACATCGCGGAGGACTCCGACCGCAAGTACGAGGAG GTGGCTCGTAAGCTGGTGATCGTGGAAGGCGAGCTGGAGCGTACGGAGGAGCGAGCGGAGCTGGCTGAGGC TAAATGTGCCGAGCTGGAAGAGGAACTGAAGAACGTCACCAACAACCTGAAGTCCCTGGAGGCTCAGGCGGAGAAG TACTCCCAGAAGGAGGACAAATACGAGGAGGAGATCAAGATCCTGACAGACAAGCTGAAAGAG GCTGAGACCAGAGCTGAGTTTGCTGAGAGGTCTGTGGCCAAGTTGGAGAAGACCATTGATGATCtggaag ACGAGTTGTACGCCCAGAAGCTCAAGTACAAGGCCATCAGCGAGGAACTGGACCACGCGCTCAACGACATGACCTCCAT ctaA